One genomic segment of Streptomyces sp. NBC_00239 includes these proteins:
- a CDS encoding LCP family protein, with protein sequence MDAQGRGRAEEIDPADQWVLNPHTGNYELRLDHSAGQPTAPRVTQQAASRSRRAAAPADSAPPGTVPAARPSRTSPGVPGPRRGDGPPPGGRRGARKRKQEKPRGKKVLAIVGGSVAFVLVAASVGGYLYYQHLNDNLKTTDVAGAGTGGFKSDQAFNILVIGTDKRTGTGNESYGDKESVGHADTTILFHVSKDRTNATAMSIPRDLMTDIPDCPTKQPDGSVKTIPGTTYVRFNTSLGQAGRDPGCTMRAVTQITGIPVDHFMMADFNAVKTLSSAVGGVPVCLGRDVDDEKSKLKLTKGDHRLEGEQALAFVRARYAFGTGSDLDRIKTQQAFLSSMIRQMKSKDTLTNPKKLFSLAEAATEALTVDTGIGKLDKLMKLGTELKSVNPKNITFTTLPVKDNPREGKKHITVVVDETKAPQLFEMIKADTSLTEVKQQEKAAKDAKAAAQEALLQGNRAAASDVRVDVYNGGGPQGSAGTTLIWLQNSKGVDKASNLGNAPAKLKKTTLEFAPNQADQARALADMMGLPATALKQGAADAAPRTPMKLTLGEDFKQAGVSLTAPTTAPEGIQRVAADEQVCQK encoded by the coding sequence GTGGATGCGCAAGGCCGTGGGCGGGCGGAAGAAATCGACCCCGCAGACCAGTGGGTCCTCAACCCTCACACCGGCAACTACGAACTGCGACTGGACCACTCCGCAGGGCAGCCAACGGCGCCCCGGGTGACCCAGCAGGCGGCCTCCCGGTCCCGTAGAGCGGCGGCGCCCGCCGACTCCGCTCCCCCCGGCACCGTCCCGGCCGCCCGCCCGTCCCGCACGTCTCCGGGCGTCCCCGGGCCGCGGCGCGGTGACGGTCCGCCGCCCGGCGGCCGCCGCGGTGCGCGCAAGCGCAAGCAGGAGAAGCCGCGCGGCAAGAAGGTCCTCGCCATCGTCGGCGGCTCGGTGGCCTTCGTGCTGGTCGCCGCCTCGGTGGGCGGCTACCTCTACTACCAGCACCTGAACGACAACCTGAAGACCACCGACGTGGCCGGCGCGGGCACCGGCGGCTTCAAGTCGGACCAGGCGTTCAACATCCTGGTCATCGGCACCGACAAGCGCACGGGTACGGGCAACGAGAGCTACGGCGACAAGGAGAGCGTCGGCCACGCCGACACCACGATCCTCTTCCACGTCTCCAAGGACCGGACGAACGCCACCGCGATGTCCATCCCCCGCGACCTGATGACGGACATCCCGGACTGCCCGACCAAGCAGCCCGACGGTTCCGTGAAGACGATCCCGGGCACGACCTACGTGCGCTTCAACACCAGCCTCGGCCAGGCGGGCCGCGACCCGGGCTGCACGATGCGCGCGGTCACCCAGATCACCGGCATCCCGGTCGACCACTTCATGATGGCCGACTTCAACGCGGTCAAGACGCTCAGTTCGGCGGTGGGCGGCGTCCCCGTCTGCCTGGGCAGGGACGTGGACGACGAGAAGTCGAAGCTCAAGCTGACCAAGGGCGACCACCGGCTGGAGGGCGAGCAGGCGCTCGCCTTCGTACGAGCCCGCTACGCCTTCGGCACCGGGAGCGACCTCGACCGGATCAAGACCCAGCAGGCCTTCCTCAGCTCGATGATCCGCCAGATGAAGTCGAAGGACACGCTGACCAACCCCAAGAAGCTCTTCTCCCTGGCCGAGGCGGCCACCGAGGCGCTGACCGTCGACACGGGGATAGGGAAGCTCGACAAGCTGATGAAGCTCGGCACCGAGCTGAAGTCCGTCAACCCCAAGAACATCACCTTCACCACGCTGCCCGTGAAGGACAATCCACGCGAGGGCAAGAAGCACATCACGGTCGTCGTCGACGAGACCAAGGCCCCGCAGCTGTTCGAGATGATCAAGGCGGACACCTCCCTCACCGAGGTGAAGCAGCAGGAGAAGGCGGCCAAGGACGCCAAGGCCGCCGCACAGGAGGCGCTGCTGCAAGGCAACCGAGCCGCCGCATCCGACGTCAGAGTGGATGTGTACAACGGTGGCGGCCCGCAGGGCTCGGCGGGGACCACGCTGATCTGGCTGCAGAACAGCAAGGGCGTCGACAAGGCGAGCAACCTCGGCAACGCGCCGGCGAAGCTGAAGAAGACCACGCTGGAGTTCGCCCCGAACCAGGCCGACCAGGCGCGCGCCCTCGCGGACATGATGGGGCTGCCCGCGACCGCGCTGAAGCAGGGCGCGGCGGACGCGGCCCCGCGGACGCCGATGAAGCTGACCCTGGGCGAGGACTTCAAGCAGGCCGGGGTCTCGCTGACGGCTCCGACGACGGCGCCCGAGGGGATCCAGCGGGTCGCCGCCGACGAGCAGGTCTGCCAGAAGTAG
- a CDS encoding LCP family protein, whose product MTDRAGGQDPEGPAGGIPEPPARGRRHRVLRWIGLGMVLLVLAGAGLGWWLYRKLDGNIKADTTAATELERYGTDRPALTVRGAQNILLIGSDSRAGEGNSRYGQDSGTQRSDTTILLHLAADRKSATAVSIPRDLMTAIPPCRRTGGSRTGEQFAQFNWAFQFGGAACTIRTVEKMTGIRVDHHMVVDFQGFKKVVDAVGGVEVCLDRPVNDPEAKLRLPAGRQTLRGEQALGFVRARYSLGNGSDTERMARQQQFLASLVKKVQSNGVLLNPARLYPLLDAATSAVTTDPGLASLRGLYDLVRSMRGIPVESVQFLTAPRQPYTANPNRDQLLEPDAARLFQRLRMDRPVAVVQAAADPSRPAATSAGAPTPAPTFTGTTADAATCR is encoded by the coding sequence GTGACGGACAGGGCAGGCGGACAGGACCCGGAAGGGCCGGCCGGCGGCATACCGGAGCCCCCGGCACGGGGGCGGCGGCACCGGGTGCTGCGCTGGATCGGCCTCGGGATGGTGCTGCTGGTGCTGGCCGGCGCCGGCCTCGGCTGGTGGCTGTACCGGAAGCTCGACGGCAACATCAAGGCCGACACCACCGCGGCCACCGAACTGGAGCGGTACGGGACGGATCGCCCGGCGCTGACCGTGCGGGGCGCGCAGAACATCCTGCTGATCGGCTCGGACTCGCGCGCCGGCGAGGGCAACAGCCGCTACGGCCAGGACTCGGGCACCCAGCGCTCGGACACCACGATCCTGCTGCACCTGGCGGCCGACCGGAAGAGCGCGACGGCGGTGTCGATACCGCGGGACCTGATGACCGCGATCCCGCCCTGCCGCCGGACCGGCGGGAGCCGTACGGGCGAGCAGTTCGCGCAGTTCAACTGGGCGTTCCAGTTCGGCGGCGCCGCGTGCACGATCCGTACGGTCGAGAAGATGACCGGGATCCGCGTCGACCACCACATGGTGGTCGACTTCCAGGGCTTCAAGAAGGTGGTCGACGCCGTCGGCGGTGTGGAGGTCTGCCTCGACCGGCCGGTGAACGACCCCGAGGCGAAGCTGCGGCTGCCGGCCGGCCGCCAGACCCTCCGCGGCGAGCAGGCGCTGGGCTTCGTCCGGGCCCGCTACAGCCTCGGCAACGGCAGCGACACCGAACGGATGGCGCGCCAGCAACAGTTCCTCGCCTCGCTGGTGAAGAAGGTGCAGAGCAACGGGGTGCTGCTGAATCCGGCGCGGCTGTACCCGCTGCTTGACGCGGCGACCTCCGCCGTCACGACCGACCCCGGGCTGGCATCCCTGCGCGGCCTGTACGACCTGGTCCGCAGCATGCGCGGCATCCCGGTGGAGAGCGTGCAGTTCCTGACCGCGCCCCGGCAGCCGTACACCGCCAACCCGAACCGGGACCAACTGCTCGAACCGGACGCGGCACGGCTGTTCCAACGGCTGCGCATGGACCGGCCGGTGGCCGTGGTCCAGGCCGCGGCGGACCCGTCCCGACCGGCGGCGACGTCCGCCGGAGCCCCCACGCCGGCCCCCACTTTCACGGGCACCACGGCCGATGCGGCGACCTGCCGGTAA
- a CDS encoding TIGR03089 family protein: MNANDRTPADLLRSALASDPARPLVTFYDDATGERVELSVATFANWVAKTANLLQGDLAAGPGDRLALLLPAHWQSAVWLLACASVGVVADVGGDPADADLVVSGPDTLEAGLACSGERVALALRPLGGRFPQPPAGYADYAVEVPGQGDRFAPFAPVDPAQPGLTVAGAAFTWAELVERGRRDAGALGLGAEARVLTGQGWDTWEGLSAGLFAPLAVGGSVVLCRNLDRLPEAGLAARVESERVTHTA; encoded by the coding sequence GTGAATGCCAACGACCGCACCCCTGCCGACCTGCTGCGATCCGCGCTCGCCTCGGATCCGGCCCGCCCGCTGGTCACCTTCTACGACGACGCCACGGGCGAGCGCGTGGAATTGTCCGTGGCCACCTTCGCCAATTGGGTGGCCAAGACCGCCAACCTCCTCCAGGGCGACCTGGCCGCCGGACCCGGCGACCGGCTCGCCCTGCTGCTGCCCGCGCACTGGCAGAGCGCGGTGTGGCTGCTGGCCTGCGCGTCGGTCGGCGTGGTCGCCGACGTGGGCGGGGACCCGGCCGACGCGGACCTGGTCGTGAGCGGCCCGGACACGCTGGAGGCGGGGCTGGCCTGCTCCGGCGAGCGGGTGGCGCTGGCGCTGCGGCCACTGGGCGGCCGCTTCCCGCAGCCGCCGGCCGGATACGCGGACTACGCGGTGGAGGTGCCGGGGCAGGGCGACCGGTTCGCGCCGTTCGCGCCGGTGGATCCGGCGCAGCCCGGTCTGACCGTGGCCGGGGCCGCGTTCACCTGGGCGGAGCTGGTGGAGCGGGGGCGGCGGGATGCGGGGGCCCTGGGGCTGGGGGCGGAGGCCCGGGTGCTGACCGGGCAGGGCTGGGACACCTGGGAGGGCCTGTCGGCCGGGCTGTTCGCGCCGCTGGCCGTCGGCGGGTCGGTGGTGCTCTGCCGGAACCTGGACCGGTTGCCGGAGGCGGGGCTTGCGGCGCGGGTCGAGAGCGAACGCGTCACCCACACGGCCTGA